From one Lycium ferocissimum isolate CSIRO_LF1 chromosome 7, AGI_CSIRO_Lferr_CH_V1, whole genome shotgun sequence genomic stretch:
- the LOC132062352 gene encoding zinc finger protein ZAT11-like, with amino-acid sequence MAMMTLKRRRVEEESVEKFAMANCVDIMKRNELLGRPKPFECKTCKKKFDSFQALGGHRTSHKNTMNKLITKNTTNDLLPVKPKIHKCSLCGEEFALGQALGGHMRKHRDELNQLEPKTKKLKENSKNGEFAEVVHKKQDNDTTERILYMDLNLTPYENELMMGIIHV; translated from the coding sequence ATGGCCATGATGACATTGAAGAGAAGAAGAGTAGAAGAAGAATCAGTAGAGAAATTCGCAATGGCAAATTGTGTGGATATCATGAAGAGGAACGAGTTGTTAGGAAGACCTAAACCCTTCGAGTGCAAGACATGCAAGAAAAAATTTGATTCATTTCAAGCACTTGGTGGGCATAGAACGAGCCACAAGAATACGATGAATAAGCTCATCACGAAGAATACTACTAACGACTTATTACCCGTTAAGCCCAAAATACACAAATGCTCCCTTTGTGGCGAAGAGTTCGCTCTAGGCCAAGCACTTGGTGGACACATGAGAAAACATCGCGATGAATTGAATCAACTCGAGCCAAAAACgaagaaattgaaggagaaCTCGAAGAATGGTGAATTTGCTGAAGTTGTTCACAAGAAGCAAGATAATGATACTACTGAAAGAATTTTGTACATGGATTTAAATTTGACGCCGTATGAGAATGAATTGATGATGGGTATAATTCATGTTTAG